A stretch of Bradyrhizobium sp. AZCC 2262 DNA encodes these proteins:
- a CDS encoding TRAP transporter small permease subunit: MRPLLALSNSIDWLNEKIGGVCNWLVLAACVVSAGNAMIRYAFGYSSNAWLELQWYMFAVFVMFGASYTFKKNEHVRVEILYLMLSERGQLRLDLIGTLFFLIPSCLLLSYLSWPFFMQAYVVGETSSNAGGLLRWPIKLVVPVGFVFLALQGVSEVIKRIAALKGYVVIDAKYERPTQ; the protein is encoded by the coding sequence ATGCGCCCATTGCTGGCACTGAGTAACTCTATCGATTGGCTCAATGAGAAAATAGGCGGCGTCTGCAACTGGCTCGTGCTCGCCGCCTGCGTGGTGAGCGCCGGCAACGCAATGATCCGCTACGCGTTCGGCTACTCTTCCAACGCCTGGCTCGAACTGCAGTGGTACATGTTCGCCGTCTTCGTGATGTTCGGCGCCTCCTATACGTTCAAGAAGAACGAGCATGTTCGGGTTGAAATTCTCTACCTGATGCTGTCCGAGCGCGGGCAGCTCCGGCTCGATCTGATCGGCACGCTGTTCTTCCTGATCCCGTCGTGCCTGCTGCTCAGCTACCTGTCGTGGCCGTTCTTCATGCAGGCCTACGTCGTCGGCGAGACGTCGAGCAATGCCGGCGGCCTGCTGCGCTGGCCGATCAAGCTCGTCGTTCCCGTGGGCTTCGTTTTCCTGGCCTTGCAAGGCGTTTCCGAAGTGATCAAGCGCATCGCTGCACTGAAGGGTTATGTCGTGATCGATGCGAAATACGAGAGGCCTACCCAATGA
- the moaA gene encoding GTP 3',8-cyclase MoaA encodes MSGSASHDQLFRPMIDPFGRTIRYLRVSVTDRCDLRCFYCMSEDMTFLPKADLLTLEELDRLCSAFIAKGVRKIRLTGGEPLVRRNVMSLVRSLSRHLSSGALDELTLTTNASQLARFAGELRDCGVRRVNVSLDTLDAQKFRTITRWGDLDKVLAGIEAARDAGLAVKINAVALKNMNEEEIPALMEWAHGKGMALTLIEVMPMGDIGEGRIDQYVPLSLLRARLAKHYTLTDLDDDTGGPARYVRVAETGGKLGFITPMTHNFCESCNRVRITCTGTLHTCLGHEDASDLRKPLRASADNELLSAAIDRAIGLKPKGHDFIIDRRHNRPSVSRHMSVTGG; translated from the coding sequence ATGAGCGGATCCGCCTCACACGACCAGTTGTTCCGTCCGATGATTGACCCCTTCGGCCGGACGATCCGCTATTTGCGCGTGTCGGTGACCGACCGCTGCGACCTGCGCTGCTTCTACTGCATGTCCGAGGACATGACGTTCCTGCCGAAAGCCGACCTCCTGACGCTGGAAGAACTCGACCGGCTGTGCTCGGCCTTCATCGCCAAGGGCGTGCGCAAGATCCGCCTCACCGGCGGCGAGCCGCTGGTCCGGCGCAACGTGATGTCGCTGGTGCGCTCGCTGTCGCGCCATCTTTCAAGCGGCGCGCTCGATGAACTGACGCTGACCACCAACGCTTCGCAACTGGCGCGCTTCGCCGGCGAATTGCGCGACTGCGGCGTTCGCCGCGTCAACGTTTCGCTCGACACGCTCGATGCGCAGAAGTTCCGCACCATCACGCGCTGGGGCGATCTCGACAAGGTTCTGGCCGGCATCGAAGCCGCGCGCGACGCAGGCCTTGCGGTCAAGATCAACGCGGTGGCGCTGAAGAACATGAACGAGGAGGAAATCCCCGCGCTGATGGAATGGGCGCACGGCAAGGGCATGGCGCTGACGCTGATCGAAGTCATGCCGATGGGCGACATCGGCGAAGGCCGGATCGACCAGTATGTGCCGCTGTCGCTTCTGCGCGCCCGCCTCGCCAAGCACTACACGCTGACCGACCTCGACGACGATACCGGCGGCCCCGCACGCTATGTCCGCGTTGCCGAGACCGGCGGCAAGCTCGGCTTCATCACGCCGATGACCCACAATTTCTGCGAGTCCTGTAACCGGGTACGGATTACCTGCACCGGCACGCTGCATACCTGCCTCGGCCACGAGGATGCCTCCGATTTGCGTAAGCCGCTGCGCGCCTCCGCCGACAACGAGTTGCTCTCGGCCGCGATCGATCGCGCCATCGGGCTGAAGCCGAAGGGCCACGACTTCATCATCGACCGCCGGCATAATCGCCCGAGCGTTTCGCGACACATGAGCGTCACCGGCGGCTGA
- a CDS encoding HAD family hydrolase: MTLPRTVVFDLDGTLVDTAPDLIAALNYVLDREGLPPVPLKSARNMIGAGARKLLERGLELEGRFMSVADIDRLTKDFIDFYATHIAVESRPFEGLEAALDDLKARGCRFAVCTNKLEWLSKRLLDQLGLSGRFAAICGADTFGVAKPDPIILQQTVARAGGDMAATIMVGDAGPDVGVARRAGIPVIGVEFGYTDVPIAELKPDRLIGHMRDLPAAVESLSKITS, from the coding sequence ATGACCCTTCCCCGCACCGTTGTCTTCGACCTCGACGGCACCCTCGTCGACACCGCGCCCGACCTGATCGCCGCGCTCAATTACGTGCTCGACCGGGAGGGCTTGCCGCCGGTGCCTCTGAAATCGGCGCGCAACATGATCGGCGCTGGCGCCCGCAAGCTGCTCGAGCGTGGGCTCGAGCTGGAAGGCCGCTTCATGAGCGTTGCGGACATTGATCGCCTCACCAAGGATTTCATCGACTTTTACGCGACCCACATCGCCGTGGAGTCGCGGCCGTTCGAGGGGCTGGAAGCAGCCCTCGACGATCTCAAGGCGCGGGGCTGCCGCTTTGCGGTGTGCACCAACAAACTGGAATGGCTGTCGAAGCGGCTGCTCGACCAATTGGGCTTGAGCGGGCGATTTGCCGCGATCTGCGGCGCCGATACGTTCGGCGTCGCCAAGCCCGACCCCATCATCCTGCAGCAGACGGTGGCGCGGGCGGGCGGCGATATGGCGGCGACCATCATGGTGGGCGACGCCGGCCCCGACGTCGGTGTGGCGCGACGGGCCGGCATTCCCGTGATCGGCGTCGAATTCGGCTACACCGATGTACCGATCGCCGAGCTGAAGCCCGACCGGCTGATCGGCCACATGCGCGACCTGCCGGCGGCGGTGGAAAGCCTCAGCAAGATCACGTCCTGA
- a CDS encoding SDR family NAD(P)-dependent oxidoreductase, which yields MRDFAGKTAFVTGGAAGIGLALGRAFAQSGMKVMLADIEADALQAAVKSLQEISPDISGTICDVADAASVERAAQAAFDAFGKVHVVCNNAGVAAGGGIDHISLDNWRWVIDVNLMGVLHGIKSFLPHIRAHGEGGHIVNTASMAGMQGGLGFSPYGASKFAVVSMSEGLNLQLKPHGIGVSVLCPSYVRTRIGESGRNRPERYGQSLPLDPASPAAAMVAAIAENIQAGLDPAFVAARVLAAIREDQLYIFTHQGMRAEVEGRFAAILAAMDTVPAP from the coding sequence ATGCGGGACTTTGCAGGCAAGACAGCCTTTGTAACCGGCGGAGCCGCAGGTATCGGGCTTGCGCTCGGCCGGGCGTTTGCTCAATCCGGCATGAAAGTGATGCTGGCCGATATCGAGGCGGATGCGCTGCAGGCTGCCGTCAAAAGCCTGCAGGAAATCTCCCCCGACATAAGCGGCACCATCTGCGATGTGGCCGACGCCGCCAGCGTCGAGCGCGCAGCCCAGGCCGCATTCGACGCCTTTGGGAAAGTGCATGTCGTCTGCAACAATGCCGGCGTCGCTGCCGGCGGCGGTATCGACCACATCTCGCTGGATAATTGGCGCTGGGTGATCGACGTCAACCTGATGGGCGTGCTTCACGGCATCAAAAGTTTTCTGCCACACATCCGCGCCCACGGCGAAGGCGGCCATATCGTCAACACGGCTTCGATGGCGGGCATGCAGGGCGGCTTGGGATTCAGTCCCTATGGGGCGAGCAAATTTGCCGTCGTCAGCATGTCGGAGGGTCTTAACCTGCAGCTCAAGCCGCACGGCATTGGCGTCAGCGTGCTGTGTCCAAGCTATGTGCGCACCCGCATCGGCGAGAGCGGACGCAACCGGCCCGAGCGCTATGGCCAGTCGCTGCCGCTCGATCCTGCAAGCCCGGCGGCTGCGATGGTGGCCGCAATCGCGGAAAATATTCAGGCCGGGCTCGATCCCGCGTTCGTCGCCGCGCGCGTGCTGGCCGCCATTCGGGAAGATCAGCTCTATATCTTCACCCATCAGGGCATGCGGGCCGAAGTGGAGGGGCGCTTTGCCGCCATTCTGGCCGCGATGGACACGGTTCCGGCCCCATAA
- the rpiA gene encoding ribose-5-phosphate isomerase RpiA, with the protein MDMDGLKRQAAAQALEQVQDGMKLGLGTGSTAKHFVDLLGQRVAGGLRVVGVPTSEATRAQAEACKIPLTTLDEVDRLDLTIDGADELDPALNLIKGGGGALLREKIVAAASDRMIVIADETKWVDVLGRFPLPVEVIPFGLAATQRAIAAAFAQSGVSGQMGLRKGRDGHVFVTDGGHWIVDAHLGRIADAPRLAGLLSLIPGVVEHGLFIGLASTAVLAGAQGIRVVERR; encoded by the coding sequence GTGGATATGGACGGACTGAAGCGGCAGGCGGCGGCGCAGGCGCTGGAGCAGGTGCAGGACGGCATGAAGCTCGGGCTTGGCACCGGCTCGACCGCCAAGCATTTTGTCGACCTGCTCGGCCAGAGGGTTGCTGGCGGGTTGCGCGTGGTCGGCGTGCCGACCTCGGAAGCGACCCGGGCCCAGGCCGAAGCCTGCAAAATTCCGCTGACCACGCTCGATGAAGTCGACCGGCTCGATCTCACCATCGACGGCGCCGACGAGCTCGATCCCGCGCTCAACCTGATCAAGGGCGGCGGCGGCGCGCTGCTGCGGGAGAAGATCGTGGCGGCGGCCTCCGATCGCATGATCGTGATTGCCGACGAAACCAAGTGGGTCGATGTTCTCGGCCGTTTCCCCCTACCTGTAGAGGTGATTCCGTTCGGGCTGGCCGCAACCCAGCGGGCCATCGCCGCTGCATTTGCCCAAAGCGGCGTTTCCGGGCAAATGGGGCTCCGCAAGGGCAGGGACGGCCACGTTTTTGTCACCGATGGCGGCCACTGGATTGTCGATGCCCATCTCGGGCGCATCGCCGATGCGCCGCGTCTGGCGGGCCTGTTGAGCCTGATCCCGGGTGTCGTCGAACACGGGTTGTTCATTGGCCTGGCCAGCACCGCCGTCCTGGCAGGTGCCCAGGGAATTCGCGTAGTTGAGCGGCGGTAA
- a CDS encoding DUF2059 domain-containing protein, whose translation MKSLSRILSAAGLAVGLALTGAPAGAQQKNAPAAPAAVPLKPGSPAAIAAAKEILTMKNAAAMYANAVPNLVEQTKNVLLQSNLNYQKDLNEVAIIVAKNLAGREKEIGEGMAQVYANEFTEQELKDLVTFYKSPLGQKLLSSEPRAIQFSMAYMNQWAQQFAETINGQFRAEMKKRGKDI comes from the coding sequence ATGAAGAGCCTTTCACGGATTTTGTCGGCGGCCGGCCTTGCAGTGGGTCTGGCCCTGACCGGCGCTCCGGCCGGCGCGCAGCAGAAGAACGCGCCCGCAGCGCCCGCGGCCGTGCCACTCAAGCCCGGTTCACCGGCGGCGATCGCCGCCGCCAAGGAAATCCTGACGATGAAGAACGCGGCGGCGATGTACGCCAATGCCGTTCCCAATCTCGTCGAGCAGACCAAGAACGTGCTGCTGCAGAGCAATCTGAACTATCAGAAGGATCTCAACGAGGTCGCCATCATCGTTGCCAAGAATCTCGCCGGCCGCGAAAAGGAAATCGGCGAAGGCATGGCACAGGTTTACGCCAACGAGTTCACCGAGCAGGAATTGAAGGACCTCGTGACCTTCTACAAGTCGCCGCTCGGCCAGAAGCTGCTGTCGAGCGAACCCCGCGCCATCCAGTTCAGCATGGCCTACATGAACCAGTGGGCGCAGCAATTTGCCGAAACCATCAACGGCCAGTTCCGCGCCGAGATGAAGAAGCGCGGCAAGGATATTTGA
- the gor gene encoding glutathione-disulfide reductase produces the protein MAEFDVDLFVIGGGSGGVRAARIAALHGARVMVAEEYRMGGTCVIRGCVPKKLFVMGSHVRHEIADAAGFGWTISDVSFDWPTLVANKDKEIARLEGIYAANVEKSGARIAKTRAVLEDAHTLRLMTGEKITAKYILIATGGAPNHGREIPGIEHVISSNEAFHLTELPKRIVIQGGGYIALEFAGIFAGYGSDVTVIYRGDNILRGFDEDVRKHVRAEMEKQGITVITGCTIDKVEKHGNEFTTHLSSGSSIASEKVMFAIGRHPNVANLGLEKAGVAINPKNGGIAVDGWSKTSVDNIYAIGDVTHRINLTPVAIREGHAFADTVFGKRPVQVDHATIPTAVFSQPEVGTVGLTEAEARAEFSHVDIYKADFRPIKATMSGRDTRVLMKLVVDGTTDRVLGCHIVGDTAAEIVQAVAIAVKMKATKADFDATIALHPTAAEELVTMRTPTARHVRQAAE, from the coding sequence ATGGCTGAGTTCGACGTCGATCTATTTGTCATCGGCGGTGGTTCGGGCGGCGTTCGCGCCGCCCGCATCGCAGCCCTCCACGGCGCCAGGGTCATGGTCGCCGAAGAATACCGGATGGGCGGCACCTGCGTGATCCGCGGCTGCGTGCCGAAAAAGCTGTTCGTGATGGGTTCGCACGTCCGCCACGAGATCGCGGACGCCGCCGGTTTCGGCTGGACCATATCGGACGTCTCCTTCGACTGGCCCACCCTCGTCGCCAACAAGGACAAGGAGATCGCCCGGCTCGAAGGCATCTACGCCGCCAATGTCGAGAAATCAGGTGCGCGTATCGCAAAGACCCGCGCGGTGCTGGAAGACGCCCACACGCTGCGGCTGATGACCGGCGAAAAGATCACCGCGAAATACATCCTGATCGCGACCGGTGGCGCGCCCAACCACGGCCGCGAAATCCCCGGCATCGAGCACGTCATCTCCTCCAACGAGGCCTTTCATCTCACCGAGCTGCCGAAGCGCATCGTGATCCAGGGCGGCGGCTATATCGCGCTGGAATTCGCCGGCATCTTCGCCGGCTATGGCTCCGACGTCACCGTGATCTACCGCGGCGACAACATTTTGCGCGGCTTTGATGAGGACGTCCGCAAGCACGTGCGCGCCGAGATGGAGAAGCAGGGGATTACCGTCATCACCGGCTGCACCATCGACAAGGTCGAGAAGCACGGCAACGAATTCACCACCCACCTCTCGAGCGGATCGAGCATCGCCTCGGAAAAGGTGATGTTCGCAATCGGGCGGCACCCGAACGTCGCCAATCTCGGGCTCGAGAAGGCCGGCGTCGCCATCAACCCGAAAAATGGCGGCATCGCCGTCGATGGCTGGTCGAAGACCTCGGTCGACAACATCTATGCGATCGGCGACGTCACCCATCGCATCAACCTGACGCCGGTGGCGATCCGCGAGGGTCATGCTTTCGCCGACACCGTATTTGGCAAGCGCCCAGTGCAGGTCGATCACGCCACCATCCCGACGGCGGTGTTCTCGCAGCCCGAGGTCGGCACGGTGGGCCTGACCGAAGCCGAGGCCCGCGCGGAATTCAGTCACGTCGATATCTACAAGGCCGATTTCCGCCCGATCAAGGCGACGATGTCCGGCCGCGACACCCGCGTGCTGATGAAGCTCGTGGTCGACGGCACCACGGACCGTGTGCTCGGCTGTCACATCGTCGGCGATACCGCGGCCGAAATCGTCCAGGCGGTCGCGATCGCCGTGAAGATGAAAGCGACCAAGGCCGATTTTGACGCGACCATCGCGCTGCATCCGACGGCGGCGGAAGAGCTGGTGACGATGCGGACGCCGACGGCACGCCACGTGCGCCAGGCGGCGGAGTAG
- a CDS encoding 3-hydroxybutyryl-CoA dehydrogenase: MIETIGIVGAGTMGNGIAQVCAAAGLPVIMTDISDAALTRGISVVSNSLERLVNKQKMTDADRQAALARITTSTDTAKFSSCDLVIEAATENEDLKVKILKDLCTKVRPQALLATNTSSISITKLAAATDRPDRLIGMHFFNPVPLMALLELIRGLQTSDDTHAKAEAFAKRVGKVAITAKNSPGFAVNRILCPMINEAIFALQEGIATAEDLDAGMKLGCNHPIGPLALADMIGLDTMLSVMEVFYQGFNDPKYRPAPLLKEMVAAGHLGRKTGQGFYSYGKSA; the protein is encoded by the coding sequence ATGATCGAAACAATCGGTATCGTCGGTGCGGGCACGATGGGCAACGGTATTGCGCAGGTGTGCGCCGCCGCTGGCCTTCCCGTGATCATGACCGACATCTCGGATGCCGCGCTCACGCGGGGCATCTCTGTCGTCTCGAACAGCCTGGAGCGGCTGGTCAACAAGCAGAAGATGACCGATGCCGACCGGCAGGCCGCGCTGGCGCGGATCACGACAAGCACGGACACGGCAAAGTTTTCCAGTTGCGATCTCGTGATCGAGGCCGCGACCGAGAACGAGGATTTGAAGGTCAAGATACTGAAGGACCTCTGCACGAAAGTGCGGCCGCAGGCGCTGCTCGCCACCAACACGTCCTCGATCTCGATCACCAAGCTCGCCGCTGCGACAGACCGTCCGGATCGCCTTATCGGCATGCACTTCTTTAACCCGGTGCCGCTGATGGCGCTGTTGGAATTGATACGCGGCCTGCAGACGTCGGACGACACTCATGCCAAGGCGGAAGCCTTTGCAAAGCGGGTCGGCAAGGTGGCGATCACCGCGAAGAACAGCCCGGGCTTTGCGGTCAACCGTATCCTGTGTCCAATGATCAACGAGGCGATCTTCGCGCTTCAGGAGGGTATTGCGACGGCGGAAGACCTCGACGCCGGCATGAAGCTCGGCTGCAACCACCCGATCGGTCCGCTCGCGCTCGCCGACATGATCGGTCTCGACACCATGCTGTCGGTGATGGAAGTCTTCTACCAGGGCTTCAACGACCCAAAATATCGCCCCGCGCCGCTGCTGAAGGAGATGGTCGCTGCCGGCCATCTCGGCCGCAAGACCGGGCAGGGGTTTTACAGCTACGGCAAGTCCGCGTAG
- a CDS encoding 2-dehydropantoate 2-reductase → MRIAVVGAGGVGGGFGAALAKAGADVTFIARGAHLAAMKRDGLKVQSPRGDTHLVPTKATDNPAEIGVVDIVLFCVKLWDVESAGGAIKPLIGPGTAVIPLQNGIDAAERLVPILGNSAVTGGVAQISASIIAPAVIQQIGTFMRMIFGELDGKRSKRGEDFLALCQKAGFDATLSDRIVTELWMKFILLATNAGITAATRRPIGELRDDPDIRPVMTAAVREVFEVGKAKGVALPTDAVDKIFDFIGHAPPAMKASMALDLERGNRLELPWLNGKVVELGRQLGVATPTHGMMYAMLKPYVMGKPA, encoded by the coding sequence ATGCGTATTGCGGTTGTCGGCGCCGGCGGCGTCGGGGGTGGTTTCGGCGCGGCGCTGGCCAAGGCTGGCGCCGACGTCACGTTTATCGCGCGCGGCGCGCATCTTGCCGCCATGAAACGCGACGGATTGAAAGTTCAAAGCCCGCGCGGCGACACCCATCTGGTGCCGACAAAGGCGACCGACAATCCCGCCGAGATCGGGGTGGTCGATATCGTGTTGTTCTGCGTCAAACTGTGGGACGTCGAAAGCGCGGGCGGGGCCATCAAGCCGTTGATCGGCCCCGGCACTGCCGTCATCCCGCTGCAGAACGGCATCGACGCGGCCGAACGGCTGGTCCCGATCTTGGGGAACAGCGCCGTCACGGGCGGCGTCGCGCAGATTAGCGCGTCGATCATCGCGCCTGCCGTGATCCAGCAGATCGGCACCTTCATGCGCATGATCTTCGGCGAACTCGACGGCAAGCGCAGCAAGCGGGGCGAGGATTTTCTCGCGCTCTGCCAGAAGGCCGGCTTCGACGCGACCTTGAGCGACCGGATCGTCACCGAACTTTGGATGAAGTTCATTCTGCTCGCCACCAATGCCGGCATCACCGCGGCGACGCGGCGCCCGATCGGTGAGTTGAGGGATGATCCCGACATTCGTCCGGTCATGACGGCCGCCGTGCGGGAAGTATTCGAGGTCGGCAAGGCAAAGGGCGTGGCGCTGCCGACCGACGCGGTCGACAAGATTTTCGATTTCATCGGCCATGCGCCGCCGGCCATGAAGGCGTCGATGGCGCTCGATCTCGAGCGCGGCAACCGCCTCGAACTGCCCTGGCTCAACGGCAAGGTCGTGGAGCTCGGGCGGCAGCTTGGCGTGGCAACGCCGACACATGGCATGATGTATGCGATGCTGAAGCCCTATGTCATGGGTAAGCCGGCCTAA
- a CDS encoding alpha/beta hydrolase family protein yields MAEPGLDDVFSDDITVPATDGYPLAATLFLPRGAKRHAVLINSATAVPRKLYRGFAGYLAKRGCAVLTYDYRGTGDSRQQAMTGYNQPKSLVGFKASMSDWAAQDIAAAVAWMRERYHALPFAYVGHSFGGQALGLLPNNSEISRALFIAAQAGYWKLMASPERYRVYAMLNFVGLPLTRALGYMPGKAGLGMDLPKDAFLQWAGWVMSPRYLFDDVRLESLQNFPKYNGALLALCMSDDPWATRPAVELLCSGFTSIKPEIITVTPADTGASRIGHMGFFRPEHRDTLWRGAAEWIEAGE; encoded by the coding sequence GTGGCCGAGCCGGGGTTGGACGACGTATTCAGCGACGACATCACGGTGCCCGCGACGGATGGATACCCCCTTGCCGCGACGCTGTTTCTGCCCCGCGGGGCCAAGCGCCACGCCGTCCTGATCAATTCGGCGACCGCCGTCCCCCGCAAACTCTACCGCGGCTTTGCCGGCTATCTCGCCAAGCGCGGCTGCGCCGTGTTGACCTACGACTACCGCGGCACCGGCGACAGCAGGCAGCAGGCGATGACCGGCTACAACCAGCCGAAATCGCTGGTCGGCTTCAAGGCCTCGATGTCGGACTGGGCCGCACAGGATATTGCGGCTGCGGTCGCCTGGATGCGCGAGCGCTATCACGCGCTCCCCTTCGCCTATGTCGGACATTCGTTCGGCGGCCAGGCGCTCGGCCTGTTGCCGAACAATTCGGAGATTTCGCGCGCGCTGTTCATTGCCGCTCAGGCCGGCTACTGGAAACTGATGGCCTCGCCGGAGCGCTATCGCGTCTACGCGATGCTGAATTTTGTAGGCCTCCCCCTCACCCGCGCGCTTGGCTACATGCCGGGCAAGGCCGGCCTCGGCATGGATCTGCCGAAGGACGCATTCCTGCAATGGGCTGGCTGGGTGATGAGCCCGCGCTATCTGTTCGACGACGTCAGGCTCGAATCCCTGCAGAACTTTCCGAAATACAATGGCGCGTTGCTCGCGCTCTGTATGTCCGACGATCCCTGGGCGACGCGGCCCGCGGTCGAACTGCTCTGCTCGGGATTTACCTCGATCAAGCCCGAGATCATCACGGTGACGCCCGCCGATACCGGCGCGAGCAGGATCGGCCACATGGGATTCTTCCGGCCCGAACATCGCGACACGCTGTGGCGCGGGGCGGCGGAATGGATCGAGGCGGGAGAGTAA